The sequence CGCGAGGAGTTTCTCGACGGCATCAAGAGCCTTATCGACAAGCGCCCGAGGACGGTCCTGTTTTCAAGCCACATCCTCTCCGACATCGAGAAGGTCGCGGACAGGATTGGGATCGTCAACGAAGGAAAGTTGCTGCTGTCCGCAACACGTGAAGAACTCATTCGCAAAACCAAGCGTGTCGAAATCGAATTGAAACCGGGAGGTGTGGCAGCGACGCCGCCGCCGGGTACCGTGCTGCAGGAAAGCACCGCTGGCCGGTGGCAATACACCGTCTACGGGTTCACGGATGAGACAATTGCCTTCATGGAGTCACAAGACTCGGTCGCGCGGTGCGCCGCGCACGACATGAGTCTCGAAGACATCTTCAAGTCGGTTATAAAAGGCGCGCGTTCATGACCGTGCGAGCGTTGCTCTGGAAAGATCTGCGCATTTTCACAGACGTATTTGCAGCCGGAATTGCGCTGCTTCTGGGGTCGTACTTCTTGGCTTTCTTGCTGGTCTATTCGGGAGGCGCAAAGGAGTTTTCGTGGAGTAGCGTCTTCGCTGGCGGCGCATCCCTGGCGCGCTTCACGTCGATTCTCATCAGCGCGCTCCTGGGCGCATACGCATTCGCGTATGAGAACGAAGACCGTTCAAGTCTCTTCCTTGCCTCTCTGCCCGCGGACCGGCGCACGATCGTGTTCAGCAAAGCCCTCATCGCAGTGTCGGCATTCGCAATGATATGGCTAACAAGTCTCACTGTCCTGCTTACTGGAATGCGAGCGATGGGAGTCGAGTGGAGCACGTTGAAGCTCGTGCTCGAAGGCATGGTGGGATACGCGGCTTCCGGCGCCATGGCCTTTGGCGTTTCATGGGCCCTTTCGCTGAAGATGGCCAGCCCGGTCGGCGCAGCACTCGCGGGCTTGGTGTCACTTATGCCCGTATATCTGCTGCAAATCGCAGCCAACGAACACTTCGGTATAGAGAACCCGATGTTCTTCCACCCGATAGCACTGGTTCTCATGACGTGCGCTTGCTTTGCCGGAGTGGGTTCTGGCGGCATCGCATACATTCGCACCGGCGGAGTCCCTCAGACAGAGACTCGCCGAAGATGGCAACGCGCGCGCACTGTTGCCTGGGAACTCGGGGAATTGCAGACACCCAAGGCGGCCTCTTTTCACGCGTTACTCTGGAAAGATGCCGCCCTTCTCAGCACTTCCTTTCGCGTGGGCGTCGCGGTCGTCGCGGCGCCGTATCTTGTCGTTCTCACGAGCCCTGACAAAGCAACAGTCTTTCGTGGCGCGAGCCTTGTGGCAGCAGCGCTACTCGCACTTGTCGCCAGTTTCTGGAGCGGACACCTCATGTCCGCGGAATCGACATCTCGAACGGGAGAGTCTCTTGCGTATTTGCCGGCGCGACGCTCGACCCGAATCTTCGCGAGGCTTTCCGTGCTACTCACACCGGTTAGCACGATGAGTCTTCTGAACCTGGGGATTCTTCTGACGGCAAACAGCGCCATTCCGGGTTCCATTCGGCTCGGAGCGAACTTCACGTGGACCAATTGGCAGAACGCGCCCTATCTCATCATAGGGATGTGCCTCGCCAACGCCGGATTGGTTGGATGTTCGTTGTCATGGCTCGTTTCAGCAAAGTATCGGCGGCCAGCCATGGCAATTGTCGTTGGAGTCATGACTGCGTTTTCGGGAATGGCAGTGTTTGGGGCACTTTCGTCATTGTGCGTGGCATCGCCCGACATCCTTACACCCACTGGATTCGTCGCTTGTTACACGGCGGGGAGTCTGGGCATTTCGAGTCTGTTGTTTGGCCTGGGCAGCGTACAGGGCGATAAGCCGAACTGAGTTGGCGGTGCGCGACGGCGCGCATCGATTAAAGCCAGATCCCTTGCCCGCTGGATGCGGACTCGGGATGACAGCAAGGATACGGTAGGGTTGTCGCTCATCGGGGGCGCCGCGCGAGCGCAGGTTTAAGTGGTAGAAACTAGAGCCAAGCGGATAGCTTCTTCTCTTGAGCCCCATAGGCACGGCAGACTCTAACCTGGCGCGGCATAGCCGCAACCAAAAGAGACTCAACCACGGATGAACACCGATGATTTGACTCGATACTCCGGAGCGCTGCAAGCGCGAAATACTCCAGCCTGGGGTGAGATTCGCGTCTACGGCGCGAATCGAAACCCCAGGTACCAGCCCACACCCAACGGGAGCCCTGTAAGGGCAAAAGCAACGTACACGGTTCATTCCATAGGAGTTCGTTGAAGGGGGACGCAGGACGTCAGCAAGGGCGAGCGGTTTAGGGCAGGTGTGTTGGCGGAGAATGAGCGTTACGGAAAAGGGTATGTAGAGCGCAGGCAAGATGCGTGCGACACATTTGAAGCCAGGAGCTACGCTGAAAGAGTTTGCAGGGAAGCCGAGTTGAGATGGGGTGTGGGGGCAACTCGTCTCGGGGTCAGCGGTTTACCTTGCGCCGTGCTTATCGATCCGAGAGGCATGCTGTATGCCGTTTAACCCGGACTGATCCCCGAGGAAGGAATCCGCCGTCAGATCGACTGTCTGGTGACGCCGCCCGCTACGCCCTAGATTCTGTAGCAGTGCTCAGGATTTGCGCGAAACGAGCACTTGACGTTACGCGTTCTCGCCGACTGCTTCGCCGGCAGCAGATCTGGCCTTGCCAAAGTAGCGCCGGAACAGTTCCGAGATATCGTCGAACAGACTGTACGCAACCGGTGTGGCGAGCAGGGTGAACAGAAGCGATAAGGTCTGCCCCCCGATGACGACGCTGCTAATGGTCTTGTTCGTCGCGGCTCCCGCGCCTTCGGAGATCATCAACGGCAGCATACCCGCGACAAACGCGACGGTGGTCATCAGAATGGGCCGCAACCGATCCAGGTTCGCATCGATAATGGCCTCGTGGCGAGGGATACCCGCCGCGCGCAGGTTGTTGGTGTGATCGATCTGCAGAATCGCATTCTTCTTCACCACGGCAAACAGCACAAAGATGCCGAGAATCGAGAAGATGTTGAGCGATTGGCCGAACAGAAACAGCGACACCAGAGCAAACGGCAGCGTCAGCGGAAGCGCCAGGAGCACCGTGATGGGATGCAGCCACGATTCGAACTGCGCGGCCATGACCAGATACGCGAAGGCAAACGCCAGAATGAACACGGTCAACAGCGCCGAGAATGCGCGCGACATTTCTTTGCTGCGTCCGATGAGCGTCGTGCGGTACTCGGGTCCCATGTTCAGGGCCTTCTCTTCGCTGTGCAGCGCGTCGATCATCGCCTGAAGCGATGCGCCCTTCTCCGTATTCGCAAAGATCGTCACCTGCCGCGCACGGTTGAGGCGGTCAATCTGCGCGGGGCCTGTGCTTTCCTCGAAGCGGACAACATCGCTCAGCGGAACCGAGCCGAGCGACAGTGATGGAACATTCACCATCTGCAGCAGTTCGATGTTGTTGCGACTCTGAGCATCGGCGCGCAGGTTCACATCGTACATCTCGCCCTTCTCGGCGTAGTCCGACACCTTATCACCTGCAAGCAGCAACCGGATCGTCATGGCGATGTCGCTGACCGCCACGCCCAGGTCGTCGGCCTTTTCGCGGTCAATCACGACGCCATACTGCGGCTTGCCGACGATGAGACTGGAGTCAACGTCCACCGCACCCGGTACGCTCTTCAGGCGTTCCATGAAGCGGCGCGCATACTCCTCCAACTTCTTCGCATCGGGACCCGCGACTACGAACAACCCTGAGTTCGAGATACCCGAACTGAATACGTCTCGTATCATCACGCTGACACGAAGATCCTGTTCACGGTATTTCGGTACAAGTTCGTTGCGGATGAAGTCCATGACTTCCGCCTGCGAAAAGGCACGCTCGTGCGGCTCCACGAGATGGACCAGGACGTTGCCCAGGTTGGCGATGCGCTGTTCGGTATCGGCGGTACTCGCGACGGTGTATGAAATGCCGTTGAGGCGGCGCACGTCGCGCGCAACTTGCGCGACGAGAAGTTGAGTGGCTTCAAGGGACGTGCCTTCAGGCGCGCGAACTTGAATGAGGAACTCCGATTCGTCTTCGTCGGGGATGAAATTCGCGGGAAGAAGCTTCAACTGAAACGGCACGGTCGCAAGCAGGAGCACCGAACTAACAACCACGACCCATCGGTGGCGTAATGCGAACTTGAGCATGACAAGATAGGTCTTCTCTACGATGCGGTAAAACCCTTGCTGCTTCGATACCGCCCTCGCGTGCTCTGCCTTGAATTCGTCTTCCGCGGACGATTCCACCGTACGGCCGTTGCCGCCGTTCTTGCGTGAAGGCCGTCTCAACCAGCGCGCCGCAAGCATGGGAGTCAGCGTGAAACTCACGATAAGACTTACCACAATGGCCGCGGCCATGGTGACCCCGAATCCTTTCATGAACCGGCCGACAATGCCTTCCATGAAAGCAATGGGGAAGAACACGGCTACGAGGGACAACGTGATCGCCATGACAGCCAGGCCAATTTCGCGGGTCGCCGCAATGACGGCCTCGAATGGCTCGTACCCCTTCTCTTCGATGTAGCGGAATATGTTTTCGAGAACCACGATGGCGTCGTCGATCACAATGCCTACGCAGAGGGCCAAC comes from Candidatus Hydrogenedentota bacterium and encodes:
- a CDS encoding efflux RND transporter permease subunit, giving the protein MHKLAELCARRPVFASVLILIMLLLGVMGYLQLGVDRFPKVDLPIITVVTALPGSAPEEVETEITDTIEEAVNTISGIDELHSVSSEGISQIIIIFKLEKDIDVASQEVRDRINGVLSELPQDIRQPLIMKLDPDAVPVLTLALSGSFPIKELTEYADKKLRRNLETIDGVGQVAVIGGQKRQVNVHVDPEKLRAYGLTPTQVAYALQTKNAQIPGGVVKEGAKELTVRTLGRVESVGELERISIANVGGHVIRVGDVATVEDGAEEARSLAQLDETPAILLDIRKQSGTNTIEVVRNLRERLDDLLKSLPAGYHVEVVRDQSVYIQNSVDTMNEHLILGSILAAVVVLIFLANLRTTIISALAIPTSVISTFFVIFFMGYTLNMLTLLALALCVGIVIDDAIVVLENIFRYIEEKGYEPFEAVIAATREIGLAVMAITLSLVAVFFPIAFMEGIVGRFMKGFGVTMAAAIVVSLIVSFTLTPMLAARWLRRPSRKNGGNGRTVESSAEDEFKAEHARAVSKQQGFYRIVEKTYLVMLKFALRHRWVVVVSSVLLLATVPFQLKLLPANFIPDEDESEFLIQVRAPEGTSLEATQLLVAQVARDVRRLNGISYTVASTADTEQRIANLGNVLVHLVEPHERAFSQAEVMDFIRNELVPKYREQDLRVSVMIRDVFSSGISNSGLFVVAGPDAKKLEEYARRFMERLKSVPGAVDVDSSLIVGKPQYGVVIDREKADDLGVAVSDIAMTIRLLLAGDKVSDYAEKGEMYDVNLRADAQSRNNIELLQMVNVPSLSLGSVPLSDVVRFEESTGPAQIDRLNRARQVTIFANTEKGASLQAMIDALHSEEKALNMGPEYRTTLIGRSKEMSRAFSALLTVFILAFAFAYLVMAAQFESWLHPITVLLALPLTLPFALVSLFLFGQSLNIFSILGIFVLFAVVKKNAILQIDHTNNLRAAGIPRHEAIIDANLDRLRPILMTTVAFVAGMLPLMISEGAGAATNKTISSVVIGGQTLSLLFTLLATPVAYSLFDDISELFRRYFGKARSAAGEAVGENA
- a CDS encoding ABC-2 transporter permease; this translates as MTVRALLWKDLRIFTDVFAAGIALLLGSYFLAFLLVYSGGAKEFSWSSVFAGGASLARFTSILISALLGAYAFAYENEDRSSLFLASLPADRRTIVFSKALIAVSAFAMIWLTSLTVLLTGMRAMGVEWSTLKLVLEGMVGYAASGAMAFGVSWALSLKMASPVGAALAGLVSLMPVYLLQIAANEHFGIENPMFFHPIALVLMTCACFAGVGSGGIAYIRTGGVPQTETRRRWQRARTVAWELGELQTPKAASFHALLWKDAALLSTSFRVGVAVVAAPYLVVLTSPDKATVFRGASLVAAALLALVASFWSGHLMSAESTSRTGESLAYLPARRSTRIFARLSVLLTPVSTMSLLNLGILLTANSAIPGSIRLGANFTWTNWQNAPYLIIGMCLANAGLVGCSLSWLVSAKYRRPAMAIVVGVMTAFSGMAVFGALSSLCVASPDILTPTGFVACYTAGSLGISSLLFGLGSVQGDKPN